From the genome of Bacteroidota bacterium, one region includes:
- a CDS encoding NAD kinase, with product MKLALFGRNLKSNGTGEFISRLAAFFSENHTVAFVHENIINEFNELTQGFSLAIEPFNDNNFSKTDAEYLISIGGDGTLLDTVALVKEKNIPVLGINSGRLGFLANVAKDEVYEAFTDLAKGNYTIDTRSLLYLESTETYFEGLHYALNDFVIHKNDSSSMIVVNTYLNGEFLNSYWADGLIISTPTGSTGYSLSCGGPILFPYSESFAITPIAPHNLNVRPIVVSDKNVISFEVEGRSNSFLISMDSRSVSVPFTSQLAIRKSDFELKLVQLKDHNYLRTLRRKLMWGVDKRNFDKG from the coding sequence ATGAAATTAGCGCTGTTTGGCCGCAATTTAAAAAGCAACGGTACGGGCGAATTTATTAGCCGCCTTGCTGCTTTTTTTTCCGAAAATCACACCGTTGCCTTTGTTCATGAAAACATTATCAATGAATTTAATGAACTAACACAAGGGTTTTCATTAGCGATAGAGCCTTTTAACGACAATAACTTTTCTAAAACCGACGCTGAATACCTTATATCTATTGGTGGCGACGGTACCTTGCTGGATACAGTAGCATTGGTTAAAGAGAAAAACATACCTGTATTAGGAATCAATTCAGGCCGGCTAGGTTTTTTAGCCAATGTAGCAAAAGATGAAGTGTACGAAGCCTTTACCGATTTGGCAAAAGGAAATTACACCATTGATACGCGCTCATTGCTATACCTTGAAAGCACAGAAACCTACTTTGAGGGGCTGCATTATGCACTTAATGATTTTGTGATTCACAAAAACGATTCATCATCAATGATAGTAGTAAACACATATCTTAATGGTGAATTTTTAAACTCATATTGGGCTGATGGACTGATAATATCTACCCCAACAGGCTCAACAGGGTATTCATTAAGCTGCGGAGGGCCAATTTTATTTCCTTATTCTGAAAGTTTTGCAATCACCCCAATCGCACCTCACAACCTTAATGTGCGACCCATTGTGGTGTCTGATAAAAATGTAATTTCTTTTGAAGTTGAAGGACGAAGTAATTCATTTCTTATAAGTATGGATTCTCGCTCAGTATCAGTGCCTTTCACGTCACAGTTGGCCATTCGCAAGAGCGATTTTGAGCTTAAATTAGTGCAATTAAAAGACCATAATTACCTTCGTACTTTGCGAAGAAAATTAATGTGGGGAGTTGATAAAAGGAACTTTGACAAGGGGTAA
- a CDS encoding CBS domain-containing protein, whose protein sequence is MLAGQLLSGRLFPLKISDSCGKALDLMNEFDIAFLPVVDGDKHLGYASASDLLDADPDDNILTKTNSAVVSKVYENQHLFDIITIFSEISSSVVSVVDINDRFLGILSAKELINKMASLNAFSQPGSIITLELPAISYSMSEISRIVEYNNTKILSLYVNTVEDAPAQLQVHIKLNTTDIKSVVATFERYGYTIVASYYREYDTEDMKNRFDSLMKYLDI, encoded by the coding sequence ATGCTTGCAGGGCAATTACTTTCCGGCAGGTTATTCCCCTTAAAAATTTCCGATTCGTGCGGCAAAGCGCTCGACTTGATGAACGAGTTCGATATTGCCTTTTTGCCCGTTGTTGATGGCGATAAACACTTAGGCTATGCTTCGGCATCAGATTTATTAGATGCCGACCCTGACGATAATATCTTAACCAAAACAAACAGTGCTGTTGTATCAAAAGTGTACGAAAACCAGCACTTATTTGATATTATTACCATTTTTAGCGAGATAAGCTCATCAGTAGTATCTGTAGTTGATATTAACGATAGGTTTTTAGGCATACTATCCGCCAAAGAACTGATTAATAAAATGGCATCGCTTAATGCCTTTAGTCAGCCGGGTAGTATTATTACGCTTGAGCTTCCCGCCATCAGTTATTCTATGAGCGAAATTTCACGCATTGTAGAATATAACAACACCAAAATTTTGAGCCTGTATGTAAACACGGTGGAAGACGCCCCCGCACAACTACAGGTTCACATAAAACTTAATACCACAGATATAAAATCGGTGGTGGCTACTTTTGAGCGTTACGGATACACCATTGTAGCCTCGTATTACCGAGAGTATGACACGGAAGACATGAAAAACCGTTTCGACTCCTTGATGAAATACCTCGATATTTGA
- a CDS encoding abhydrolase domain-containing 18 yields the protein MDYSLKEEGKYRFIEEGEGEVLLLLHGLFGALSNWKDVIDRFSGSYKVVIPMMPIYDMPVLTTSVKGLAKFIEEFVEFKGYSNMTVLGNSLGGHVALVYSLKNQHNMHSLVLTGSSGLYENAMGGSYPKRGDYEYIKKKVEYTFYDPATATKELVDEVFEITNDRMKTLKILAMAKSAIRHNMRKEVSKIEVPVCLIWGKNDNITPPDVAEEFLQLLPNAELHWLDKCGHAAMMERPEEFNSILDDFLTRMYKKSTISG from the coding sequence ATGGATTACAGTCTAAAAGAGGAAGGTAAATACAGATTTATAGAAGAAGGCGAAGGCGAGGTATTGCTTTTGCTTCACGGTTTATTTGGGGCACTTAGCAACTGGAAAGACGTTATCGATCGTTTTTCGGGTTCATACAAAGTGGTTATACCCATGATGCCTATTTACGATATGCCTGTACTTACAACCAGCGTTAAAGGACTAGCGAAGTTTATTGAAGAATTTGTAGAGTTTAAAGGCTATAGTAATATGACAGTGCTTGGTAACTCCTTGGGTGGCCACGTAGCACTTGTATATTCATTAAAAAACCAGCACAACATGCACAGCTTGGTGCTTACAGGCAGCAGCGGGTTGTATGAAAATGCAATGGGAGGCAGTTATCCGAAAAGAGGGGATTACGAATACATTAAGAAAAAAGTAGAATATACTTTTTACGACCCTGCTACTGCTACCAAAGAATTGGTTGACGAGGTGTTTGAAATAACAAACGACCGTATGAAAACCCTTAAGATATTGGCTATGGCAAAATCAGCCATCAGGCACAATATGCGCAAGGAAGTAAGCAAAATAGAAGTACCCGTTTGCCTTATCTGGGGTAAAAACGATAACATCACCCCACCTGATGTAGCTGAAGAGTTTTTGCAATTATTGCCCAATGCTGAGTTGCATTGGTTAGATAAGTGCGGACACGCAGCTATGATGGAACGTCCGGAAGAGTTTAACAGCATCTTGGATGATTTCTTAACGCGGATGTACAAAAAATCAACAATTTCAGGCTGA
- a CDS encoding aminodeoxychorismate/anthranilate synthase component II, giving the protein MQYRLLLLDNYDSFTYNLKDYFEQLGCECVVVRNDETDTSGLSGINFNGIVISPGPGRPSDAGILNKVIQEYHASVPILGICLGHQAIAEFFGAKLIKASYPMHGKVSQVLHAGDSLFAGLPVPMQVCRYHSLIVEWEGSAEITAIAHTQQGEVMALKHNTLPIYGVQFHPEAILTQSGMELLKNWLTCVPASKPMVFV; this is encoded by the coding sequence ATGCAATACCGCCTGCTATTGTTGGATAACTACGATTCATTCACCTACAATCTCAAAGATTATTTTGAGCAACTGGGGTGTGAATGCGTTGTGGTACGTAACGATGAGACCGATACCAGCGGGCTTAGCGGCATAAACTTTAATGGTATTGTAATATCGCCGGGGCCGGGTCGCCCTTCCGATGCAGGAATATTAAATAAAGTAATACAAGAGTATCACGCCAGCGTACCTATTTTAGGTATTTGCTTGGGACACCAAGCTATTGCCGAGTTTTTTGGCGCAAAACTTATAAAAGCAAGTTACCCTATGCACGGCAAGGTATCACAGGTATTACATGCAGGAGACAGTTTATTTGCAGGATTGCCCGTACCAATGCAAGTGTGCAGGTATCACTCTTTGATAGTAGAGTGGGAGGGAAGCGCTGAAATTACTGCAATAGCCCATACACAACAAGGTGAGGTAATGGCACTTAAGCACAACACACTACCCATTTACGGGGTGCAGTTTCATCCCGAAGCAATTTTGACACAAAGCGGGATGGAATTGCTTAAAAACTGGTTAACTTGTGTGCCGGCGTCAAAACCTATGGTATTTGTATAA
- a CDS encoding YfhO family protein, producing the protein MLKEFFIKNRQHVIIIALFLAISVIYCYPVLSGKVMNQNDDLTAKALTREAEEYHKKTGDFIGWSNTMFSGMPASVGYTGPSNYSIQLIYAFANAFDGFSFDVIFWCLVGMYILFCALGITPWLGALGSFIFAFSTFNILSLEGGHVQKTFNIALVPLLLGGIYLIFQKRYVWGFIAVAFGVNYQVGLSHYQITYYAALAAAVLCIYYGIVWLKEKEFKALGVAISLLLLGVILGTLPNLTLLNTYYASHETTRGGASELTQPAGTKGAPAEGEANGAGLDFDYATQWSYGLGETFTLLVPDAYGGADNAVVDRKTGKPKKGSETYDALQQNVKDNNEFNQYIQMASSYWGDQPFVGGPIYFGAIVCFLFVIGIIASNRKEKWWILALTVLFLFLAWGRHSVIYELCFNVLPVFNKFRTPSMALGIVQIGVSLLAILAITAIVNNENKDKLAKIVLYTGLGFGALLLIMIMAPSMLFGFESAREASMQLPDWFTSALVSDREAMMKSDAIRSLVYIALAFGLIWVYLKGMIKSSTVFMIAIAALIVLDLWSVNTRYLNKDNFVKRKDYKYKATEADNAIYQQAQQEGLLHYRVFNVTINPTQDARTSQLHRSIGGYHGAKLRKYQELLDSQLYKNNMAVLSMLNTSYLLVNGQNGLQPQLPPVQPMGNAWFVREVKRVENADKEMASLNVDSAYVFDPAKTLVVQNKNLPDGLKNFNPAYDSAAQIKLVNYAPHIMKYESNASSDQMAVFSEVFYEQPDGDGWKAFIDGQPAEHFRGNYVLRAMKIPAGKHTIEFKYDASKALGRVKLSFVFFVLLLGVSILAIYLRRKGKLKALEQ; encoded by the coding sequence ATGTTAAAGGAGTTTTTCATTAAAAACAGGCAGCACGTTATCATCATTGCGCTTTTCCTGGCAATATCGGTAATATACTGTTATCCCGTGCTTAGCGGTAAGGTAATGAACCAAAATGATGATTTGACTGCTAAAGCCCTAACCCGCGAGGCAGAAGAATATCATAAAAAAACCGGTGATTTTATTGGGTGGTCTAATACCATGTTCTCGGGTATGCCTGCGTCTGTGGGTTATACAGGTCCTTCAAACTATTCAATCCAACTTATTTATGCCTTCGCTAATGCCTTTGACGGATTTTCGTTTGATGTAATTTTTTGGTGCCTTGTGGGTATGTATATCCTGTTTTGTGCCTTGGGCATTACTCCTTGGCTGGGGGCATTGGGTAGCTTCATATTTGCCTTTTCAACATTTAACATACTAAGTCTTGAAGGCGGACACGTTCAAAAGACTTTTAACATAGCCCTTGTGCCTCTTTTGTTAGGCGGTATCTATCTTATTTTTCAAAAAAGGTATGTGTGGGGGTTTATTGCTGTAGCCTTTGGTGTTAACTACCAAGTGGGGCTATCGCATTATCAAATTACCTATTACGCTGCTTTAGCAGCAGCCGTGCTTTGCATTTATTACGGCATTGTATGGCTTAAAGAGAAAGAATTTAAGGCCTTGGGTGTTGCCATTAGCTTATTGCTATTGGGTGTGATTTTGGGAACACTTCCCAACCTTACGCTACTGAATACTTATTATGCTTCACATGAAACTACTAGGGGCGGTGCATCAGAACTTACCCAACCCGCAGGCACTAAAGGTGCTCCTGCTGAGGGTGAAGCGAACGGTGCAGGTCTTGATTTTGATTATGCAACACAATGGAGCTACGGTTTGGGTGAAACTTTTACCCTGCTAGTACCCGATGCTTACGGTGGTGCTGATAACGCTGTAGTTGACCGAAAAACAGGAAAGCCTAAGAAAGGCAGTGAGACTTACGACGCTTTGCAACAAAATGTGAAAGATAACAACGAGTTTAATCAATATATACAAATGGCCAGCTCGTATTGGGGAGACCAGCCTTTTGTGGGTGGCCCGATATATTTTGGAGCTATTGTGTGCTTTTTGTTTGTGATTGGAATTATCGCTTCTAACCGTAAAGAAAAATGGTGGATACTGGCTCTTACCGTATTGTTTTTGTTTTTAGCATGGGGGCGCCATTCGGTTATTTATGAGTTGTGCTTTAATGTGCTGCCTGTGTTTAACAAATTCCGTACTCCATCAATGGCGTTGGGTATTGTGCAAATAGGTGTAAGTCTATTGGCAATACTAGCTATCACGGCTATTGTAAACAATGAAAATAAAGACAAACTGGCTAAAATTGTATTGTACACCGGCTTGGGCTTTGGTGCTTTGTTGCTGATAATGATTATGGCTCCAAGTATGCTGTTCGGGTTTGAAAGTGCTAGGGAAGCTAGTATGCAATTGCCCGATTGGTTTACCAGTGCTTTGGTTAGCGACCGCGAGGCAATGATGAAAAGTGATGCTATTCGTTCGTTAGTGTACATAGCTCTTGCCTTTGGGTTGATTTGGGTGTATTTAAAAGGCATGATTAAAAGCAGTACTGTATTTATGATTGCTATTGCGGCGCTGATTGTGCTTGATTTATGGAGTGTGAATACACGCTACCTAAACAAAGACAACTTTGTAAAACGTAAGGATTATAAATACAAAGCTACTGAAGCCGATAACGCAATATACCAACAGGCTCAACAAGAAGGCTTGCTGCACTACCGTGTATTTAATGTTACCATTAACCCTACTCAAGATGCGCGTACCAGCCAACTACACCGTTCAATCGGCGGGTATCACGGTGCTAAATTGCGTAAATACCAAGAGTTGTTAGATTCTCAGTTGTATAAAAACAATATGGCTGTTTTATCTATGCTTAATACCTCGTATTTGTTAGTAAACGGACAAAACGGACTACAACCTCAATTACCTCCTGTTCAACCTATGGGTAACGCTTGGTTTGTGCGTGAGGTGAAACGAGTGGAGAATGCCGATAAGGAGATGGCTAGTTTGAATGTTGACAGTGCTTATGTTTTTGACCCTGCTAAAACGTTGGTGGTACAAAACAAAAACTTGCCTGACGGGCTGAAAAACTTTAACCCGGCTTACGATTCAGCTGCACAGATTAAATTGGTGAACTATGCACCGCATATTATGAAGTATGAATCGAATGCTAGCAGCGACCAAATGGCGGTGTTCTCAGAGGTGTTTTACGAACAACCAGACGGCGACGGCTGGAAAGCATTTATTGATGGCCAACCTGCTGAACATTTCCGCGGAAACTATGTGCTACGTGCAATGAAAATACCCGCAGGAAAGCACACTATTGAATTTAAATACGATGCCTCAAAAGCACTGGGCAGGGTAAAGCTGTCGTTTGTGTTTTTTGTACTACTACTTGGTGTGAGTATTTTGGCTATTTATCTACGCCGTAAAGGAAAACTAAAAGCTTTAGAACAATAA
- a CDS encoding glycosyltransferase, with translation MKTTQLNTFDKGGAGVAAYRLHEALNSGNEVQSQLVYLHGTATDRFENVHVIANNPMGKKIALTRLAWEKIWFAFQVKNKADRFRFSTANMGLDISSFPLVKEADIVHLHWINNGFLSLKGIRKLKKLNKPIVWTMHDMWAMTGGCHHSRECENYQKQCGNCFYLRNPSESDVSSAVHEKKEKTYNDLDLTFIACSNWLAARARKSSLLGDKRIEVIPNPINTEVYKPNNKADAKAKFGLDNETLCISFVAANVSDVRKGFEYLRVALWKLKVKQPDWSKRIKLLVMGEAKTDVNLDLPFEYTFTGYLNDEERIIDFYNASDVFVLPSLEENLPNTIMEALSCGVPSVAFEVGGIPDLIQHMHNGYLADYESVDDLAEGINYVLKETQAVQRLQENARNKAVENYSYPVIAQKVTQLYQSLLNK, from the coding sequence ATGAAAACCACACAACTAAATACGTTTGATAAAGGCGGGGCGGGGGTTGCTGCATACCGTTTACATGAGGCATTAAACAGCGGTAACGAAGTGCAATCGCAATTAGTGTATTTGCACGGAACCGCTACTGACAGGTTTGAAAACGTACACGTGATAGCCAACAACCCTATGGGCAAAAAAATTGCCCTTACCCGTTTAGCGTGGGAAAAAATATGGTTTGCATTTCAGGTAAAAAATAAGGCCGACCGTTTTAGGTTTTCAACGGCTAACATGGGTTTAGATATATCTAGTTTCCCGTTGGTGAAAGAAGCCGATATTGTTCACCTGCATTGGATAAACAATGGGTTTCTTTCATTGAAAGGTATTCGTAAGCTAAAAAAACTGAACAAACCCATTGTGTGGACTATGCATGATATGTGGGCTATGACGGGCGGTTGCCATCACAGTCGCGAGTGCGAAAACTACCAAAAACAATGCGGTAACTGTTTTTACTTGCGCAATCCATCCGAAAGTGATGTTTCATCTGCTGTGCATGAAAAGAAAGAGAAAACATACAATGATTTAGACCTAACGTTCATAGCTTGTAGTAATTGGTTAGCTGCCAGAGCCCGCAAAAGCTCTTTATTAGGCGATAAACGGATAGAAGTAATCCCCAATCCCATCAATACGGAAGTTTATAAACCTAATAACAAAGCCGATGCAAAGGCAAAATTTGGGTTAGATAACGAGACACTGTGTATCAGTTTTGTAGCGGCTAATGTTAGCGATGTACGCAAAGGATTTGAATACTTGCGGGTAGCTCTTTGGAAACTTAAAGTAAAACAACCCGATTGGAGCAAACGAATAAAACTATTGGTAATGGGGGAGGCTAAAACCGATGTGAACCTTGATTTACCTTTTGAGTATACATTTACAGGCTATTTGAACGACGAGGAACGCATTATAGATTTTTACAATGCCAGCGATGTTTTTGTGTTGCCCAGCCTTGAAGAGAACCTACCCAATACTATAATGGAAGCCTTGAGCTGCGGAGTTCCGTCCGTTGCATTTGAGGTAGGCGGGATACCCGACTTGATACAACACATGCACAACGGATACTTGGCCGATTACGAGAGTGTGGATGATTTAGCGGAAGGAATTAACTATGTGTTGAAGGAAACACAAGCCGTGCAACGTTTGCAAGAAAACGCCCGTAACAAGGCGGTAGAAAATTATTCTTACCCTGTAATTGCGCAAAAGGTTACCCAACTATACCAAAGTCTTTTAAATAAATAA